The Candidatus Polarisedimenticolia bacterium DNA segment GTGGCGCAGGACCGCGTCGTCATCACTGGCGGAGGAGGCGGCATTCCGGTCTTCCGCACCGACGAGGGCCGGCTCAAGGGAATCGAGGCGGTGATCGACAAGGACCACACCGCCGGCCTGCTGGCGGCCGAACTGGACGCGGAGCTGTTCGTCCTCCTGACGGGAGTCGACCAGGTCTATCTGAACTTCGGGCGGCCCGATCAGATCCGCATCGAGCGTCTAACTTCTTCGGAGGCGCGGCGGCACCTCGAGGGGGGGCAGTTCCCTCCGGGGAGCATGGGCCCGAAGGTAGAGACCGCGGCGACCTTCGTCGAGAAGACCGCGAAAGAAGTCCTTATCACGTCCGTGGAGAGAATGAAGGAGGCGCTGGCCGGCCGGGCCGGGACCCGCGTGGTGCCCGATTCCCGCCGCAGCGTGGCCAACAACCGACGGAGCCGACGATGAAGCTGACGCGCAAGGACCTCTTGAGTCTGGCGGACCTCTCGCCCGAAGAATTCAAGGAAATCCTGGACCTGGCGGTGACCATCAAAGCGGAGCCGGATCGCTTCGCCCGCTCGCTCGAGCGCAAGACCCTGGCGATGATCTTCGAGAAGCCGTCGCTGCGCACCCGGGTCACCTTCGAGGCGGGAATGACCCAGATGGGCGGGCACGCCATCTACCTGGCACCTTCTGACATCTCGCTCGGAAGCCGTGAATCGGTTCCCGACGTGGCGCACAATCTCGAGCGCATGGTGGACCTCATCATGGCCCGAACCTTCCGGCACGATACGGTCGTGCAGTTGGCCCGGCACAGTCGGATCCCCGTCATCAATGCCCTGAGCGACTATTCCCACCCCTGCCAGGGGCTGGCGGATTTTCTGACCCTGAAAGAGGTCTTGCGCGATCTCCGGGCCGTGAAGCTGTGCTACGTGGGGGACGGCAACAATGTCTGCCACTCGCTGATGTTCGCGGGCTCGAAATGCGGCGCCTCGGTGACGGTGGCCTGCCCGGAAGGCTTTGAGCCGCTGCCGGAAGTGGTGGAGAAGGCCCGCCGGGACGCCTCGCAGACCGGAGGGAGCGTGCGGATCGTCCACGATCCCGCCGAAGGAGCCCGCGGCGCCAACGCGATCTACACCGACGTCTGGGCCAGCATGGGGCAGGAGGCGGAGACGGAGGCGCGCGCCAAGGTATTCCGCCCCTTCCAGGTCAACGAAGCGCTCATGGGCATGGCCGCGAAGGGGGCCTGCTTCCTCCATTGCCTGCCGGCCCACCGCGGCTGGGAGGTGACCGACGGGGTCGCCGACTCGCCGGCCTCGGTGATTTTCCAGCAGGCGGAGAACCGGCTGCACGCCCAAAAGGCCGTCATGCATCTTCTGGCAGGAAGAGAAATTCGTCCTTGACAAGCCACGGAGGTTGTTGTAAAAGTTACGCTTCTGCGAACAGGCCTTCAGGCGGGACCTTCCCCGCGGAGGACCCGGAGGAAGTTGATGGCGACGTACGTTCCCACGAAAGAGACTGCCGAGCATCGCTGGCTGGTGGTCGACGCTGAAGGCCAGACCCTGGGAAGGCTCTCCACCTTCGTGGCAACCCGCATCATGGGCAAGCACCGTCCGCAATGGTCTCCCGCGGTGGATACGGGCGACTTCGTCGTGGTGGTGAATGCCGAGAAGGTGAAGCTGACCGGGCGCAAGCTGGACCGCAAAGTATATCGCTGGCACACCGGCTACCCCGGCGGGCTGAAACAGGTGACCGCGGGCAAGCTCCTGCGCGAGAAGCCGACCCGGGTGGTGGAGCTCGCCATCCACGGCATGCTCCCGAAGAGCCGGCTCGGAAAGAAACTGCGCCACAAGCTGAAAGTCTATTCGGGGCCGGAGCACCCGCACCAGGCCCAGCGTCCGGAGCCGATCAAGATCGGCGCTTAGCTCAGGAGGAATTCAGGCGTGACCTCGATCCA contains these protein-coding regions:
- the argF gene encoding ornithine carbamoyltransferase, which codes for MKLTRKDLLSLADLSPEEFKEILDLAVTIKAEPDRFARSLERKTLAMIFEKPSLRTRVTFEAGMTQMGGHAIYLAPSDISLGSRESVPDVAHNLERMVDLIMARTFRHDTVVQLARHSRIPVINALSDYSHPCQGLADFLTLKEVLRDLRAVKLCYVGDGNNVCHSLMFAGSKCGASVTVACPEGFEPLPEVVEKARRDASQTGGSVRIVHDPAEGARGANAIYTDVWASMGQEAETEARAKVFRPFQVNEALMGMAAKGACFLHCLPAHRGWEVTDGVADSPASVIFQQAENRLHAQKAVMHLLAGREIRP
- the rplM gene encoding 50S ribosomal protein L13 produces the protein MATYVPTKETAEHRWLVVDAEGQTLGRLSTFVATRIMGKHRPQWSPAVDTGDFVVVVNAEKVKLTGRKLDRKVYRWHTGYPGGLKQVTAGKLLREKPTRVVELAIHGMLPKSRLGKKLRHKLKVYSGPEHPHQAQRPEPIKIGA